The genomic window CGCCGGGGCCGCGCGTGACCGGAACCTCGTACGGCCGGCCCTGCCCGGGATGACACCAGGCCCGGGGCTGGGTGCCGTCCCGGTAGGTGACGGAGTCAGCCGGTTCCACCGGTGCCAGATCCTCGCCGACCAGCGCGTTCACCAGTGTCGACCGGCCGGTCCGGGACGCCCCGGCGACAGCCAGGCGCAGCGGTCCGGTGAACCGGTCGAGAGTGTGCCGCAGCCGGCCGGCCGCCCGCGGATGATCGCGGTAGACGTGGGCTGCCTTGACCAGCAGGCCGTGGGTGCGCCGCTCCAATTCCTCGCTGGTCAAGCGCGGGCCCGATCACCCAGGGCCTGCGCCTGTGCGTGCAGTTCGGCCAGCCGGGTCAGTTCCGCGCGCAGGGTCCGGGCGCGGGACTCGCGGGCAGCCGCGTCCCGGTCGGCGGCGGCCTTGGCGTTGCGCAGCGACTCCATGGCTTCCTCCTGGAGATCCTCGGTGACGGCGGTGAAGTGGTCCCGCAACGCGCGCTGCACCCGCCGGACGCTGTCCCGGGCATCCTTGTTGAGTGTGGTGAAGATGTCGTCGACGTACTGCCGGACCGCGGTGCGCGCCTCGGCCTGGCGACGTTTCAGCAGCGTCTTGCTCTCGTCCCGGACGCTCTTGCCGCCGAACAGCGCACCGCCGCCGATCGAGATCGGGTTGATCAGCGACATCCCGGCGAGGCTGGTCGCGAGCCCGAACATCACGATGCCGCCGTACGAGCCGCGTAGCCCGATGAACAGTTTCTGCCCGGGGGTGAACGCGGCCACCGGTGGCGCGTCCAGCCCGGAGACCTCGGCCAGCGAGCCTCTGGTGATGGCGAGCGCGGTCGGCGGCAGCACGTCACCGGCCTCCGCCGGGAACATGTCAGCGGTGCGCCGGGCCATCCACTCGGTGCGTTCGGTCAGCCAGGTCATGCTGGTCTGCGCCAGCTCCTGCAACGACTGCCGCAGCCATGGTTCGAACTCGTCCCAGCTCTTGGCCGGGTCGGCGGTGCTGAAGAACTCGTCCGCCTCGGCGAGCAGCGCCTTCACCCGGTCCCGCAGGTCGTGCTCGATGTCCGACATCAGGTCGGTGACCTCGTCGGACAGCCGGTTCTGCCAGCGGACCGTGGATTTGCGCAGTTCATCGAGCCGGCGATGGGTGGCCTGCAGATGCGCGACCGTCTCCGGGGCGCCATCGTCGTCCTGGTTCTCCAGCTCGGTGCGCAACGGCACCGCGAGTTCCTGGAGTGCGATCCGGCCGAGGGTCCCGGTGGTGGCCCGGGCCAGCCGGTCCGGTTTGGCCTCGGCCATCTGCCGCAGGTGCACGATCAGGTCGGTGAACCCGGACTCCCGGTTGAGGGCCTCGTCACCGGTGCGCACCGCGTGCGCCCGCAGCGCGGACGAGACAGCGGTCACCGGAGCCCCGATGCCGGCCCGGTTCAGCCGCTGGCGGCTCTCGGCCAGGTCACGGCGCCAGTCGTCGGCGTAGTCGGCTTTGGTGAGCACCACCAGCAGGCCGGGGAAGACCTGGCTCAGCGCGGCCACGATGCCCAGTTCGGTGTCGCTGAGATGCCGTCCGGTCTCGCACGTGTAGAGGACGAGGTCGGCACCGGCCCGGTCGGCGAGATCCTGCGCCGCGGCCACCGGCGGACTACCGGTGGCCGCGAGCGACAGGCCCGGCGCGTCGATCAGCACGAGTCCGCCGGCCAGCAGCGACCGGGGCACACCGATGTCGGCGTGCACCGGCGCGCCGGCCGGCAAAGCCCCCAAGGCCTCGGCCAATGACGTGCCCAGTCGTTGTGCCGCGAGCGGGATCCGCGACTGCATCCCGACGGCGGCCGTCCAGTCGGCGGTCGCCGAATCACGCCTGATCAGATGCGCCACCGGGGTGTCGGCGTGCCGGACCACGACCGGCACCGCCGCGTCGCCGTCCGGCAGCAGACCGGCCACCGGCGCGTTGATCAGCGCGTTGACGAGCCGGCTCCGGCCCTGCTGGGCGGGGCCGGTGACCAGCACCCGAAGCTGCGAGTCCAGTAGACGGGCCCGGCGGCGGGTGAGTCGTTCGGCGAGATCCGGCCGGCCGTGGGTGTGACAGGACCGGATCACCGCGTCCATGGTGTCCATCCACCACGGTTCGGCGCCGCGCAGCGGGTCGGGTGCCGACCGTGGACGCGGAGTCAGGGAAGTGGGACCCGTCGGTGCCGTCGTCCCGGCTTCCCAGTTCGTCATCCGTGCCCGTCAGCCTTTCCTCATGTCGCGCTCAGTCACCCGTCCCCGTACGTGCTGAAGGTGTCCTGCTCCTCCGCGGCCTCGCCGGTGCCGGACAGCAGGCCCCCGGTCAGACCGTGCAGCGTGCTGTCGACCCCGGTGACGACGCCGGTCACGGTGCTGTCGAGTCCGTCGACCGCGCCGGTCACGGTGTCACCCAGGTCCGGCTTGATCAGCGATCCGATCGAAGAGGTTGCCTCGTCGACCCCGGTGGCGTCAAGCAGACCGGAACCGGTGGACAGGACCGGCGACGAGATGTCGGTCACCGGGTCGAGGGCGCCGAAGTGGTCGGCCGGCCCGTTGTCGTACGAGGTCACGCCCGAGATCGACGCCGTCGTGCTGTCGCTCGCCACCGCGGCCGGAGTCGTCACCGCGACGTCCAGATCCAGTGCCGGATCGTGCTC from Actinoplanes derwentensis includes these protein-coding regions:
- a CDS encoding P-loop NTPase family protein, yielding MTNWEAGTTAPTGPTSLTPRPRSAPDPLRGAEPWWMDTMDAVIRSCHTHGRPDLAERLTRRRARLLDSQLRVLVTGPAQQGRSRLVNALINAPVAGLLPDGDAAVPVVVRHADTPVAHLIRRDSATADWTAAVGMQSRIPLAAQRLGTSLAEALGALPAGAPVHADIGVPRSLLAGGLVLIDAPGLSLAATGSPPVAAAQDLADRAGADLVLYTCETGRHLSDTELGIVAALSQVFPGLLVVLTKADYADDWRRDLAESRQRLNRAGIGAPVTAVSSALRAHAVRTGDEALNRESGFTDLIVHLRQMAEAKPDRLARATTGTLGRIALQELAVPLRTELENQDDDGAPETVAHLQATHRRLDELRKSTVRWQNRLSDEVTDLMSDIEHDLRDRVKALLAEADEFFSTADPAKSWDEFEPWLRQSLQELAQTSMTWLTERTEWMARRTADMFPAEAGDVLPPTALAITRGSLAEVSGLDAPPVAAFTPGQKLFIGLRGSYGGIVMFGLATSLAGMSLINPISIGGGALFGGKSVRDESKTLLKRRQAEARTAVRQYVDDIFTTLNKDARDSVRRVQRALRDHFTAVTEDLQEEAMESLRNAKAAADRDAAARESRARTLRAELTRLAELHAQAQALGDRARA